A window of the Bradyrhizobium diazoefficiens genome harbors these coding sequences:
- a CDS encoding ABC transporter ATP-binding protein has translation MMQSAVRDETLLDVDNLVVEYGLGNKTVHAVSGVSLHVARGETLGLVGESGCGKSTLGRAVLQLRRAKSGRVLFDGEDLTAMEGEALRKMRRRVQLIFQDPIASLNPRRRIGDIVAEPLIIAGVKDAAERKRRVHEVLSAVGLDPDLVAGRLPHEFSGGQCQRICIARSLVLNPEFIVCDEPVSALDVSIRAQILNLLEEMKAWFGLTLLFIAHDLAVVKAVSDRVAVMYLGRLCEVGPSEQLFARPVHPYTNLLLQAIPVPDPDVRPTESVATGEPPSPIAPPSGCRFRTRCPRADQRCSAEIPELREVAIGQFAACHHPLA, from the coding sequence ATGATGCAGTCGGCCGTGCGCGATGAGACGCTGCTGGACGTCGACAATCTCGTCGTCGAGTACGGTCTCGGCAACAAGACGGTTCACGCGGTTTCGGGCGTCAGCCTTCACGTCGCGCGCGGCGAGACGCTGGGACTGGTCGGCGAGTCCGGCTGCGGCAAGTCGACGCTGGGCCGCGCGGTGCTGCAGTTGCGCCGGGCCAAATCCGGCCGCGTGTTGTTTGACGGCGAGGACCTCACTGCGATGGAGGGTGAGGCGCTACGAAAAATGCGCCGGCGCGTGCAGCTGATCTTCCAGGATCCGATCGCCTCGCTCAACCCGCGCCGCCGTATCGGCGACATCGTGGCCGAACCGCTGATCATCGCCGGTGTCAAGGATGCTGCCGAGCGCAAGCGGCGTGTTCACGAGGTGCTCTCCGCGGTCGGGCTCGATCCTGATTTGGTGGCGGGCCGGCTGCCGCACGAGTTCTCCGGCGGCCAGTGCCAGCGCATCTGCATCGCGCGATCGCTCGTGCTCAATCCCGAGTTCATCGTTTGCGATGAGCCGGTCTCGGCGCTTGACGTCTCCATCCGCGCGCAGATCCTCAATCTGCTGGAGGAGATGAAGGCGTGGTTCGGCCTGACGCTGCTGTTCATCGCGCATGACCTTGCCGTGGTCAAAGCCGTCAGCGATCGTGTCGCGGTGATGTATCTCGGCCGGCTCTGCGAGGTCGGGCCGTCGGAGCAATTGTTCGCAAGACCAGTGCATCCCTACACGAACCTGTTGCTGCAGGCGATCCCGGTGCCTGATCCTGATGTACGTCCCACCGAAAGCGTGGCGACTGGCGAGCCGCCATCGCCGATTGCGCCGCCATCCGGTTGCCGCTTCCGCACCCGCTGCCCGCGGGCGGATCAGCGATGCAGCGCGGAGATACCGGAGTTGCGTGAGGTGGCAATCGGCCAGTTCGCGGCTTGCCACCATCCGCTCGCCTAA
- a CDS encoding ABC transporter ATP-binding protein — protein MSTPLLTIADVAVELPTPRGNLRAVDHVDLSLEAGRTLGIVGESGCGKTMLSRAILQLLPKKARLSGRVMFDGQDLVRLAPESLRRLRARELAVVFQDPMTSLNPVLTIGTQLMETIQEHLELDAPAARKRSIELLSAVGIPAPEQRLAQYPHQCSGGMRQRIAIAIALSCEPKLLIADEPTTALDVTIQAQILDLLAREQRRRHMAMIIITHDLGVVAGRADEVAVMYAGRVVEHAPTQALFKHMHMPYTEALLAAIPKLETAPHTPLPAISGRPPDPTRPLKGCSFAPRCRYAAGRCHEAKPELKSAEVPGHLYACFHPIQMAGGIGA, from the coding sequence GTGAGCACGCCGCTGTTGACCATCGCGGACGTCGCGGTCGAGCTGCCGACCCCGCGCGGCAACTTGCGCGCCGTCGATCATGTCGATCTGTCGCTGGAGGCCGGGCGTACGCTCGGCATTGTCGGCGAATCCGGCTGCGGCAAGACCATGCTGTCGCGCGCGATCCTTCAGCTGCTGCCGAAGAAGGCGAGGCTCTCTGGACGCGTCATGTTCGACGGCCAGGACCTGGTGCGGCTTGCGCCTGAAAGCCTGCGACGGCTGCGCGCGCGCGAGCTCGCGGTGGTGTTCCAGGATCCCATGACCTCGCTCAATCCGGTGCTCACGATCGGCACGCAGTTGATGGAGACGATCCAGGAGCACCTCGAGCTCGATGCGCCGGCGGCGCGGAAGCGCAGCATCGAGTTGCTCTCGGCCGTCGGCATTCCGGCGCCGGAGCAGCGGCTCGCGCAATATCCACATCAATGCTCCGGCGGCATGCGCCAGCGCATCGCGATTGCGATCGCGCTGTCCTGCGAGCCGAAACTTCTGATCGCGGATGAGCCGACCACCGCGCTCGACGTCACCATCCAGGCGCAGATCCTCGACCTGCTGGCGCGCGAGCAGCGCCGCCGCCACATGGCGATGATCATCATCACCCACGATCTCGGCGTGGTCGCCGGCCGCGCCGATGAAGTCGCGGTGATGTATGCGGGCAGGGTGGTGGAACACGCGCCGACGCAGGCGCTGTTCAAGCACATGCACATGCCCTACACCGAGGCATTGCTGGCGGCGATCCCGAAGCTGGAGACCGCGCCGCATACGCCGCTGCCCGCCATCTCCGGCCGGCCGCCCGATCCAACGCGGCCGCTCAAAGGCTGCTCCTTTGCGCCGCGCTGCCGCTATGCCGCCGGGCGCTGTCACGAAGCCAAGCCCGAATTGAAGAGCGCCGAGGTGCCGGGACATCTTTACGCCTGCTTCCACCCGATCCAGATGGCGGGAGGGATTGGCGCATGA
- a CDS encoding ABC transporter permease, protein MATLELSMQDEELAPVGRKRKLGLLFWIASLWLAAVIAVAILAPVLPLQNPVDMDMLERRAAFSTEHWLGTDGLGRDEFARLIFGARVSLTVGLIAPMIGLILGGALGLLAGYFRGRFETLVVGSMDVLLAFPPLIFALAVTAYLGQSIPNLTLILGVLGIPAFMRVARAATLTLARREFVIAAEALGASHARILLRELLPNVILPLLAFFLLGVAVTIVVEGALSFLGLGVPPPMASWGSMIGEGRDSLDVAPRLAFLPAAGLFLTVLAFNLVGDAMRALTDPRQGAL, encoded by the coding sequence GATGCAGGACGAGGAATTGGCGCCGGTCGGGCGCAAACGCAAGCTCGGCCTGCTGTTCTGGATCGCGAGCCTTTGGCTCGCCGCTGTCATTGCGGTCGCGATCCTCGCGCCGGTGCTGCCGCTGCAAAATCCTGTAGACATGGACATGCTGGAGCGCCGTGCCGCCTTCTCCACCGAGCATTGGCTCGGCACCGACGGCCTCGGCCGCGACGAGTTTGCCCGCCTGATCTTTGGCGCACGCGTGTCGCTGACGGTGGGGCTGATCGCGCCGATGATCGGTCTGATACTCGGCGGCGCGCTGGGCCTGCTCGCCGGCTATTTCCGCGGCCGGTTCGAGACGCTGGTGGTCGGCAGCATGGATGTGCTGCTGGCCTTTCCGCCGCTGATCTTCGCGCTCGCGGTGACGGCCTATCTCGGCCAGTCCATCCCCAATCTCACGTTGATTTTGGGCGTGCTCGGCATTCCCGCCTTCATGCGGGTGGCGCGTGCGGCGACGCTGACGCTGGCGCGGCGCGAATTCGTGATCGCGGCCGAGGCGCTGGGCGCCAGCCATGCGCGCATACTGCTGCGCGAGCTGCTGCCGAATGTGATCCTGCCACTGCTCGCCTTCTTCCTGCTCGGCGTCGCCGTCACCATCGTGGTCGAGGGCGCGCTGTCCTTTCTCGGGCTCGGCGTGCCACCGCCGATGGCGAGCTGGGGCAGCATGATCGGCGAGGGGCGTGACAGCCTCGACGTCGCGCCGCGGCTCGCCTTCCTGCCGGCGGCCGGACTGTTCCTGACCGTGCTGGCATTCAACCTCGTCGGCGACGCCATGCGGGCGCTGACCGACCCGCGTCAGGGGGCGCTGTGA